One region of Tamandua tetradactyla isolate mTamTet1 chromosome 6, mTamTet1.pri, whole genome shotgun sequence genomic DNA includes:
- the LOC143686897 gene encoding solute carrier family 25 member 3-like encodes MFASVAHLARANLFHAPHLPLVHDGLAGPRSGPSGPDPPLAQPGRGHRALRPALPSGLGDAEGRGSPGTSAAPARAVGSFALRKGVEGPRPEPRGDLHGLAAVRTARRALQARDWLTRMREIPGSPECRCGAATSRAAGGGEIEQYSCDYGSGRFFILCGLGGIISCGRTHTALVPLDLVKCRMQVDPQKYRGIFNGFSVTLKEDGFRGLAKGWAPTFIGYSMQGLCKFGFYEVFKVLYSNMLGEENAYLWRTSLYLAASASAEFFADIALAPMETAKVQIQTQPGYANTLREVVPKMYKEEGLMAFYKGVAPLWMRQIPYTMMKFACFERTVEALYKFVVPKPRSECSKPEQLIVTFVAGSIAGVFCAIVSHPADSVVSVLNKEKGSSASQVLQRLGFKGVWKGLFARIIMIGTLTALQWFIYDSMKVYFRLPRPPPPEMPESLKKKLGLTQ; translated from the exons ATGTTCGCGTCCGTGGCGCATCTGGCGCGCGCCAACCTGTTTCATGCGCCTCACCTGCCGCTGGTGCACGATGGCCTCGCGGGTCCCCGCAGCGGCCCCTCAGGGCCCGACCCGCCGCTCGCGCAGCCTGGCCGCGGCCACCGTGCCCTGCGGCCTGCCCTGCCCTCGGGCCTGGGGGACGCGGAAGGACGGGGCAGCCCCGGCACGTCGGCCGCTCCCGCGCGAGCTGTCGGGTCCTTCGCCCTCCGCAAGGGCGTGGAAGGGCCTAGGCCGGAGCCCCGCGGTGACCTCCACGGCCTCGCGGCGGTGAGGACGGCCAGGCG TGCGCTGCAAGCCCGGGATTGGTTGACGCGGATGCGGGAGATTCCTGGTTCTCCAGAGTGTCGATGCGGGGCGGCGACCTCACGGGCTGCGGGAGGAGGTGAAATCG agCAGTATAGCTGTGACTATGGATCTGGCAGATTCTTTATCCTTTGTGGACTTGGAGGAATTATTAGCTGTGGCAGAACACATACAGCATTGGTTCCTCTAGATCTGGTTAAATGCAGAATGCAG GTGGACCCACAAAAGTACAGGGGCATATTTAATGGATTCTCCGTTACACTTAAAGAGGATGGGTTTCGTGGTTTGGCTAAAGGTTGGGCTCCGACTTTCATTGGCTACTCTATGCAAGGGCTTTGCAAGTTTGGCTTTTATGAAGTCTTCAAGGTCCTGTATAGTAACATGCTTGGAGAG GAGAATGCCTATCTCTGGCGCACATCACTGTATTTGGCTGCCTCTGCCAGTGCTGAATTCTTTGCTGACATTGCTCTGGCTCCTATGGAAACTGCTAAGGTTCAAATTCAAACCCAACCAGGTTATGCGAACACTTTGAGGGAAGTGGTTCCCAAAATGTATAAGGAAGAAGGCTTAATGGC GTTCTACAAGGGGGTTGCTCCTCTCTGGATGAGACAGATACCATACACCATGATGAAGTTTGCCTGCTTTGAACGTACTGTTGAAGCACTGTACAAGTTTGTGGTTCCCAAGCCCCGAAGTGAATGTTCAAAGCCAGAGCAGCTCATTGTAACATTTGTGGCAGGTTCCATAG ctGGAGTCTTCTGTGCCATTGTTTCTCACCCTGCTGATTCTGTGGTATCTGTGTTGAATAAAGAGAAAGGTAGCAGTGCTTCTCAGGTTCTCCAGAGACTTGGATTTAAAG GTGTATGGAAGGGACTTTTTGCTCGTATTATCATGATTGGCACTTTGACTGCACTACAGTGGTTCATCTATGACTCCATGAAGGTCTACTTCAGGCTCCCTCGTCCCCCTCCCCCTGAGATGCCAGAGTCTCTGAAGAAGAAACTTGGGTTAACTCAGTAG